The sequence GCTTCCGGCCCGCCTTCCGACCCGTAGCCCGAGTCCTTCACGCCGCCGAACGGCATTTCCGGCCACGGTGTCGCCGGCTGGTTGATCCAAAGCATCCCGACTTCGAGGCGCTGCGTGAGCAGGTGCACGTTCGCGAACGAACGCGTGAACGCGTAGCCGGCCAGACCGAACGGCAGACGGTTCGCTTCCGCGATTGCGTCTTCCAGCTTGTCGAAGCCGCGAATCGCCGCGACCGGGCCGAACGGCTCGTTGTTGAACACATCCGCTTCGAGCGGCACGTTCGCGATCACGGTCGGTGCGAAGAAGTTGCCTTCCGAGCCGACCCGCTCGCCGCCCGTCTCGATGCTCGCGCCCACCTTGCGCGCGTTGTCGACCACCGACGCCATCGCGGTCAGCCGGCGCGGATTGGCGAGCGCGCCGAGCGTCGTGCCTTCCTCGAGACCGTTGCCGATCTTCAGCCCTTCGGCATGCTTGACCAGCGCGCGCGTGAATTCGTCGCGGATGCTGTTGTGCACGAGGAAGCGCGTCGGCGAAATGCAGACCTGCCCCGCGTTGCGGAACTTCGCGCCGCCGGCGGCCTTCACCGCGAGCGCGACGTCGGCGTCCTCGGCGACGATCACCGGCGCGTGCCCGCCCAGTTCCATCGTCGCGCGCTTCATATGCTGGCCCGCCAGCGCGGCGAGCTGCTTGCCGACCGGCGTCGAACCCGTGAACGTGACCTTGCGGATCACCGGATGCGGGATCAGGTACGACGAGATCTCGGCCGGATCGCCGTACACGAGGCCGATCACGCCGGCCGGCACGCCCGCGTCGACGAACGCGCGCAACAGCGCGGCCGGCGATGCCGGGGTTTCCTCCGGCGCCTTCACGAGGAACGAGCAGCCGGTCGCGAGCGCGGCGCTCAGCTTGCGCACCACCTGGTTGACCGGGAAATTCCACGGCGTGAACGCCGCAACGGGGCCGACCGGCTCCTTCACGACCGTCTGCTGCGCGCCGAGGTTGCGCGGCGGCACGATCCGGCCATACACGCGCCGGCCTTCGTCCGCGAACCATTCGATGATATCGGCCGCCGACAGCACTTCGCCGCGCGCTTCGGTGAGCGGCTTGCCCTGCTCCTGCGTCATCAACTGCGCGATCGCGTCGGCGCGTTCGCGCACCAGCGCGGCCGCCTTGCGCATCGTCGCCGCGCGCTCGTGCGCGGGCACCTTGCGCCATGCTTCGAAGCCGCGTTGCGCGGCGGCGAGCGCGCGGTCGAGATCGGCGATGCCCGCATGGGCCACCTTGCCGATTGCCTTGCCGGTCGCCGGGTTCACGACGTCGATCGTCTTGCCGCTCGCGGCGTCGACCCACTCGCCGTCGATCAGCAGTTGCGTATCCGTATAAGTCACGTTAGCCATCCAGACACCCCTACATTGCGTCGATAAAACGCGCGCTGCCGCGAACGGCCACGCGCCGGTTGACAGAAAGAGCCAGGCCGCCGGGGGCATCGCGCACCCGGCGGTGCCGACAGCGGCCACGCCGGCCCGCCGTCGTTCCGCATCGCGCCGCGCTCAGCGCGCGGCCGCCGTCGCCTTGCGGAGTTTCGCGACGTCCGCCGCCTGCACGGCCGGCGCGCCATTGTTCCAGCCGGCGCGCATGAACGTCAGCACGTCGGCGATCTGCCGGTCGTTCAACTGGTTCGAGAACGCCGGCATCGGATACGCGGACGGCACGCCATCGATCACGAGCGTGTCGCTGCCGTTCAGCGTCACGTTGATCAGCGACGATGCATCGGCCTCGAGCACGTTTGGATTGCCGGCGAGCGGCGCGAGCAGCGGCGCGTAGCCGCGCCCGTCCGCGCCGTGGCAATGCAGGCAGTAAGCGTTATACACCTTCGCGCCCGGATCGGCTGCCGGCCGGCCCAGCACCGCCAGCGTCGCCTTCGGATCCTGGCTGTATGGCGGCCCGCCCGTGCCGCCCGCGGCCGGCAGCGATTTCAGATAACGGGAAATCGCCGCCAGATCGTCGTCGTTCAGCGCCTGCGTGCTGTGGTTGATCACGCTCACCATCGAGCCGAACGCGGTCGCGTGCTGATTCGCGCCGGTCTTCAGGAACTGCGCGACGTCGGCCTCGTTCCAGCGGCCAAGCCCCGTGTTGTGCTCGCCGGTCAGGTTCGACGCGAACCAGCCGTCGATCGCGGCGCCCGACAGGAACGCCGTGCCGCCTTCGTCGAGTGCCTTCTCCTGGAAGCCGACGCCGCGCGGCGTGTGGCACGACCCGCAGTGCCCGAGGCCCTGCACGAGATACGCGCCGCGGTTCCACATCGCGTCCCGGGCCGACTTGTCCGCATAAGGCGTCGTGTCGAGGAACACCGCATTCCACAGCGCGAGCGGCCAGCGCATGTTGAGCGGCCACGGGATGTCGGACGGACGGTTCGCCTGCTTCACCGGTTCGACGCCGTGCATGAAGTACGCGTACAGCGCCTTCACGTCGTCGTCCTTCAGCTTCGCGTACGACGGATACGGCATGGCCGGATACAGGTGATGGCCGTCCTTCGCGACGCCCGCGCGCAGCGCGCCGGCGAACTCGGCCTCCGTATAGCCGCCGATGCCCGTGTCCGGGTCGGGCGTGATGTTGGTCGTGTAGATCGCGCCCATCGGCGTGACCATCTTCAGGCCGCCCGCGAACGGCGTGCCGCGCGGCGCGGTGTGGCACGCGACGCAGTCGCCGGCTTTCGCGAGATACGCGCCGCGCGCGACCAGCGCGCTGTCGGCCGGCGCCGTCTGCGCGGCGTGCGCGGCCGAGCCGGCCAGCAGCGCGGACAGTGCGACGAGCGATGCACCGAGTGCGTTCGCGGCGTGATTCAAGGTGAGGTTTCGCATGATTGTGCCTCCCCTCAGGCTGTCTTGAGTTGATTGCCGACCGGCAGCTTGCGCAGCCGCTTGCCGGTTGCCGCGAAAATCGCGTTCGACAGCGCCGCCGCGGTCGCGGCCGTGCCCGGTTCGCCGATCCCGCCCGGCGCTTCGCCGCTCTTCACCAGATGGACCTCGATCGGCGGCGTCTCGTTGATCCGCATCATCCGGTAGTCGGTGAAGTTGCTCTGCACGACGCGGCCGTCCTCGATCGTGATCTCGCCGTACAGCGCACCCGTGATCCCGAAGATGATGCCGCCCTGCACCTGCGCCTCGATCGTGTTCGGGTTGACATACATCCCGCAGTCGACCGCACACACGACGCGCTTGACCTGCACCTCGCCGTCGTCCACCGCGACGTCGATGACGATCGAGAAGAAGCTGCCGAACGCGTGCATCACCGATACGCCGCGCCCTTGCCCCTTCGGCAGCGACGGCCCCCAGCCGGCCGCCTTCGTCGCGACGTCGAGCACGTTGCGCGCGCGCGGCGTCTTGTCGAGCAGCGCGCGGCGGTACTGCACGGGGTCGGTCTTGGTTTGCGCCGCCAGTTCG comes from Burkholderia pyrrocinia and encodes:
- a CDS encoding NAD-dependent succinate-semialdehyde dehydrogenase, with the protein product MANVTYTDTQLLIDGEWVDAASGKTIDVVNPATGKAIGKVAHAGIADLDRALAAAQRGFEAWRKVPAHERAATMRKAAALVRERADAIAQLMTQEQGKPLTEARGEVLSAADIIEWFADEGRRVYGRIVPPRNLGAQQTVVKEPVGPVAAFTPWNFPVNQVVRKLSAALATGCSFLVKAPEETPASPAALLRAFVDAGVPAGVIGLVYGDPAEISSYLIPHPVIRKVTFTGSTPVGKQLAALAGQHMKRATMELGGHAPVIVAEDADVALAVKAAGGAKFRNAGQVCISPTRFLVHNSIRDEFTRALVKHAEGLKIGNGLEEGTTLGALANPRRLTAMASVVDNARKVGASIETGGERVGSEGNFFAPTVIANVPLEADVFNNEPFGPVAAIRGFDKLEDAIAEANRLPFGLAGYAFTRSFANVHLLTQRLEVGMLWINQPATPWPEMPFGGVKDSGYGSEGGPEALEPYLVTKSVTVMAV
- a CDS encoding c-type cytochrome; this translates as MRNLTLNHAANALGASLVALSALLAGSAAHAAQTAPADSALVARGAYLAKAGDCVACHTAPRGTPFAGGLKMVTPMGAIYTTNITPDPDTGIGGYTEAEFAGALRAGVAKDGHHLYPAMPYPSYAKLKDDDVKALYAYFMHGVEPVKQANRPSDIPWPLNMRWPLALWNAVFLDTTPYADKSARDAMWNRGAYLVQGLGHCGSCHTPRGVGFQEKALDEGGTAFLSGAAIDGWFASNLTGEHNTGLGRWNEADVAQFLKTGANQHATAFGSMVSVINHSTQALNDDDLAAISRYLKSLPAAGGTGGPPYSQDPKATLAVLGRPAADPGAKVYNAYCLHCHGADGRGYAPLLAPLAGNPNVLEADASSLINVTLNGSDTLVIDGVPSAYPMPAFSNQLNDRQIADVLTFMRAGWNNGAPAVQAADVAKLRKATAAAR